Genomic DNA from Triticum urartu cultivar G1812 unplaced genomic scaffold, Tu2.1 TuUngrouped_contig_6453, whole genome shotgun sequence:
AGTGTTTTGATTTTCCATGTGAGTTTGGCATGTCATACTTTTCTTGTTTGACACTCTTGAAGTTTGCTGTAATAAACATAGGCCGCATGCATCTACGATGCGAGGCCAGAGGTAAAATATCTTTGATTTTCTTAAAAGTGGTGCAGATGTTATTACTGGACTTATCTTTCAATAATGTTTACTAGTAGGCAAGTAGAAAATGTACAGATGTTATTACTAAAGTAGTGACCTAAAAAGTCTTATAAAAGTTTACAGAGGTAGTATATTGGTGCGCCTAACTCTTTGCAGAGGCATACAGTGCTTCAAAGAACTTGCATTCACATAATGCAAAGGCAGGGCTCCTACCATTTTCTCAGAAAAGGGTGTACATTGGAGAATGTGTCAATTCTCCAAGACGACGTGTAGAAAGAATGGAGTTGTTAGCTGGCAAATTTGTAAAATGTTACCTTCTCTACTGACAACAGGAAGAAAAACAGGGGGTCGATGAAGATGGCAACCAGGCATGATATCACAAAGAATTGATTCCATTGTTGAACAACCTTCGCATGTGGGTTCATAATCGGAATGTACGAAAGGAAACGCTCAATGCTCTTCTTCCAACCACGATGGTGACTATAGAGAATATTATGAAGCTTCAAAAGAGGAGAAACTCACATTAGTACCAGTCAAAAGCTGTAAGAGTTCTAAGAACTGTTTCAACCATTGTTTAAAAAGATCTAGCTAGACAAACAAGCTAAGAACTATACCATAACATCAGACGTATTAAACTGTAAGAGTTTTAAGAACTATTTCAACCATTGTTTTATACTTGATGATTAGTACCAGTCAAAAGCTGTAAGAGTTTTAAGAACTATTTCAACCATTGTTTTATACTTGATGAATTAGTACCAGTCAAAAGCTGTAAGAGTTTTAAGAACTATTTCAACCATTGTTTTAAGAAGATCTAACTAGACAAACAAGCTAAGAACTATACCATAACATCAGACGTATTAAACTTCTATGATCTCAGTTATTTCTCAGAAATGAGATGTTGGTGATTCCAGTACTAGGTTGAGGTTGTTTGTTTTACCATAAAAATTAGTGCACCGATCTAAGCCTAATCATCAAGTATAAAGTGAATCGCATAAGTAGCACAGCAAATAAAACCACCTTATTGTCAAAATGATTTGGAGCCCGTTGGAAATGCCTCTTGTTTTTGCACACAGGAGGGCAATGGACACAGTCGGGATTATCACATTGTCCCAAAGGTCCAGACATCATCAAATGTTCATTCTTTGGAATATCTCCACCATGAGACCACCTGTTTCCTCCAGCGTCTTCTGGCATGACGGCTTGCGGCTTGCTGACTTGTTTTACCTGCGGATGTCGTGGCGGCCTATTATCCGGTGTGTGCCTGCTAACAACAAACGGATTGCCTGCTGCTGCAACCTGGCTCGACGGCTGACTCGATAGAGGTCCGGTATGGGGCACATAAGTGTCTTCTTCATAATCCTCGTCCCTGACCGGCATACACATAGATGTACTTCTGGGAAATCTTGGTAGTTCAATATTTCTTAACAGCATTGGGATATCATCCCTCTCCTGATCAGACATCTTTTAACCCTGCACACAGAATCCACTGCATTAGCAAATCACGTTCAATTGAACAGCTAATACATAGACAGCGGCGGAGCTTCAGCAAGAATTAAGAGGGGGCTAAATGAAACTTAGGGAGAGCTGAGGGGGGCTAATTTGGGGTATCACGTCAAAATTTGACAAATATAGTGGTCACTATCAAGTGTTAATATGCAGAAGAAAAAATAGTTGGCCCCTGTTGACCCTGACCAAGCTCCGCCACTGAACATAGATAGTAGAATAATATAACTGTTACAACCAAGCGGACGAACGCCGTACGAAAAACAGAAACAAAGAGGAAACAACTCGCCGCCATCTAGACATGCCTCCACGCAGAGCTTCGCGCATACCGAGAttgggcgacggcggcggctgaAGCGGCTACCAGAGCATCCCCGCAAACCCCAGGAGAGAAGTACACGGGAAATTTACCAATAAAAAAGCACGGAATCGGCTCTCCGGGGGCCGAATCTTCTATTTTTAGGCAAGCCGCCCCGAATCTCAATCTCCCGTGCTGATTGATACTTGGAAGGGAAACGCTCGCCAAGGGCAGGAAATCCGCCCCTCCCGCGACGCAAATGCTACCGATTGTGCTACCAAAAAAACATCTCCGCCCGGCCGCCGCTGATTCCTCGCCCCGCGCCGCGCATTGCAGAC
This window encodes:
- the LOC125530633 gene encoding probable cyclic nucleotide-gated ion channel 20, chloroplastic, translating into MSDQERDDIPMLLRNIELPRFPRSTSMCMPVRDEDYEEDTYVPHTGPLSSQPSSQVAAAGNPFVVSRHTPDNRPPRHPQVKQVSKPQAVMPEDAGGNRWSHGGDIPKNEHLMMSGPLGQCDNPDCVHCPPVCKNKRHFQRAPNHFDNKLHNILYSHHRGWKKSIERFLSYIPIMNPHAKVVQQWNQFFVISCLVAIFIDPLFFFLLSVEKDKKCIVFNWKLATGLAVVRSVSDAIYFLHMLLQASG